Part of the Pedobacter roseus genome is shown below.
CGTTAATGTACTGATCGATACTTTGAGGTGGGGTTAATACCCTGTCGATTACATGGATTACGCCATTTTCGGCTACAATATTTTGTTGTCCATCAATTAATCGTGCTGCACCTATATTGTTGCCATTGTAAGCACTGTTTGGATAGAAGAAATTATAATCGGCAGCCGACAGACCATTAAATGTCATGTAAGGCGATAAAAAATAGGTAATATTCTTATTGTTGAAATCAGTTGCGAGATAAGAACCGTTACGGTTTGCTGCAATTACCTTAATTGCATTTCCATTATTATCCTTTCCATCATAAACAAAATCGTAATAAACGCTTCTTCGTCTAAAGGCGCTATTTTTGATAAATCCCTTAACAGAGAAAAAATCGCTTAAACGCTCCACCTTCTCTCCATCGTAGATCATGGCATAACGAACAATTTTGGAAGCCAGATCTGCTGAAACTTCAGTTAGGTTATTATCTTTTAGATAAGAAGCAAAAGCCTCATCTGTAGGCGCAAAAACAGTCCAGGAACCTGCCGCACTAAGCGTTTCTTTATAACCCGCTTTATCGATACAATCTAAAAACTTACTAAAATTACCCTTAGCCTGAAGTTGTTGATAAATAGGGTCTCCGAGGTTTTCGGGACGACCGTAAAAGTCATCGAATTCTTTTTTCCTGCAGCTACTCAGAAAAAAAATAAATGTTAACCCGACGATTAAAAATTTTGGTAAAATTTTACTCATAGCAATTTTATTGGATGCGGAACGGCCATCAAAAGATTATGCAAAGAAGGTTTCTACGAGCGTATCGGGTAAGGGAAAAAAAGTAAGAAGAAGGGATGTAGATTTCTACTGCATAGATTCTGTTTAACGAACGTTAATTAAATATTTGGTTAAAGTTTATTTGGTTAGTAATAGTTGAATAAATATATACAGATTGCAAGCTACCCCCATCCTGTACTATCCTGCCGATTTATTATAAAATATTACCATAAAGCACATTTCTTCATCAAAACTTCATATAAATCGATTTAGCTGAATAACTAAATCCAAAAAAAAATTGCTTTTCAGCAATTTTTTAACATAAAAACTTATTAACAAGTTAAAAATATGGGGTAATGGTAACCGGACCAATCAAACCTGAAGGCATAACAGACCAGCCTGAAGCGTCAAATTCTTTATAATTGATATTCACAAAATTAATTTCGTGATAAATTCTCCACTGAATTTTCTTCTGATCCATATCCCTGATGCGGTTGGCCATCAGATTTACCACCTCTACTTTAATGGTATTGTTTCCTTTTTTTAAATATTTACCAATGCGGGCTTCAAAGGGGATGCTCCATAGTAATCCTACCTCCTGTCCATTGATCCAAACCCTGGCACTTTCATCTACCTGATTTAAATTTAACACATACTCTCTGGCATTTTTAGCAGTTAAATTAAAATTGGAAGTATATACACCGGTGCCCGAAAATGCTGCAAGCCTAGGATCTTTTAAATCCGTCCAGGAGCTTAGTTTATCGAGCTTTTGATCTGCAGGAAGTGCTGGTCCTCCGGCAGTAAAATGCAAGGCCCATGGATTATTCAGGTTGATTTTACTACCTGCTTTATTGAGGTAATTCCAGGCAATATTTTGTGGCTGATTTTGAGCTACGTTTAAGAAAAGGGCCTCCCCTGATTTAATTTGTACCCTTACTTTACCATTTTGCATGGCCCCGGCACCAATCATCCCACTTTGTGGATCGAGCAAAGTGATTTTTCCAGCAGCATTAAGGGCTAAATAAGTATCGATATTTTTGGCGGTATGGTTAACGAGGTAATAATAGGTTTCGTCATTATTTTTCCTTCTGATAAATTGCAGACCTGTATCGGTTAAACTTTCGCGGTTGATTGAATTTTGCACCAATGCCTGCTGAACATCGCCAGCCAGGAGAATTTTACCCTTGCCAATTTTATAGCCGGAAGTTCCGTTTTCACCAGTAAAAACAAATTTTGATAAAGTCGTTTTCAGTTTTGCCCTCCTTTTTTCGAGGTCGTTTAAGCCGGGTACATCTTGCGGTAATTCCTGAAAAATAACGGTTGCACCATCGCTTGCCAATTGTACGATATGATCTAAAGTTTCGGGGCTCATTAGCTTACTGGCTGGAATAATAAGCACTTGATATGGCGATGCATTTTCGGCGGTTTTAATTCCGTTAGGGGCAACTTTTGATCTGCTCAATAAACGATCGGAGGCAAAATCGAATGAATAACCTGCTTTTGATAAATCTTTAGCCAGTTTATAAAAGGGCGTGGGGTGTAACCATTCATCAACATCGTGCACTTTAAGCGCCATATCCAAACCTTTAGCTTTGTTCCAAACGTCGTAAATCGGCCAATAAATCAATAACTCATTATCGGCTTTTCCGGCTTGTAAAATAGACTGGCAACGGGCAATGTAATTATTCAGTCCCTGCGCATGCGGCCACAAACTATTGTTTGGGTTCATTTCTACCGAGGCATAAAATAACCAACCTGGCCAGGGCACATTTACTGGTGAATTTGTAGTGCCATGATAAAAAATGTGATTGATACCCGCTAAAAACAATTGCTCGGCTTCGGGTTTACACTGCGAATACGAAGTTTTAAAATGTTCGGTGAGCCAGGTAAAGGTTTCGGATGAAACAAGGCTTTTACCCCCTGTATGTGCAGCCGAAGATGCAAATTTACTCATCATCGGATCGGGATCGACATTCCTCACATCAGCCGGATCCCGGCGTAAACCCGGGATATCAAAAGCACTGGAACCAAAAGTTTCGGTTTCTGGTATGTCTACAGCTCCATAAAGATCGAGCAGGTTACCAGGTGAGCCATGTGATTGATTTTTAGTCAGCGATTGAAGTCCATGTGCCCAGTTCGTCCAGTTTTTGGTAAAATTATCTAATAACAATTCATCCATGGTTTGGCGGTAATCGGATTTTAAACGCGCAATCTGCCCGCTGGTTGAATCTTTACTCACCAGATCTTTTATGTGTTTAGCCAGGTCGTAACCCCTGTTTTTTTTAAATTCAGCAAAAAAAGTCGGTGTCCAGGTGGCGCCATATACTTCATAACTGTCGTTAAAAAACGATCTTACTCCTTGTGGTTTATTTCCGAAAGCATCTGTAAATCTTTTCAGGTAAACATCAACCGATTTTTGATCAAGATGGTCTAAAGTAAAACCCTCGCCACCCGGGGCAGCTCGTTTAACCATTTGTCGTGTTTTTCCTGCAAAAGCAGCATAAATAGTCCAGGTACCCGATTTTGGCGACCAATTTAAAACGCCATTCTGTTGAACAAGAGGCAATAAATCTTCGGTTTCCCCATTTGGGCCATAAGCGGTAAGGGCCTGCAGCTTTGCAAAATCTTGTTTGGTTTCTTTTACCTTGATGCTTTCGGTTAATTTTTCGCCTGCATTTAATTTATAATCCTGAACAATCAGTTTGGTTGCGGCATTTTCTGGTTTTACCTGCGGACCGCCAAATGGCCAGCCTGTGCCGGTGTTCATATCAACCGCCATCCCCAAGGCATTGGCCTTTTTTACTGTATAATGCAAGGCATTCATCCATTCGGGAGAAAGAAACTGCAGGTATTGTTTTTCGAAGCCTACCGCGCCATAAATCGGGGTAATTTCTACACCCCCAAGGCCTGCGGCAGCATATTTCTCCAAAACGAGATTTAAATTCTGCTCATCAACCGCATTTCCCATCCACCACCACCTGGTCCATGGTTTCATCTGCGCTTCAATTTTTGGCCAGGCAACGGCTTTTTTAGCCGGGAGTTGAGCTGATGCCTGATTAAAGACTGAAATACAGATTAAAAACAGGAAAAAAAATCGTTTGGTGTTCATGCTGATTAATCTAGGTGAAATACCATTTCTAAAGGAAAACTTTTAGGTGAATTATCGGGATTGGTTTCCATAATATCAGCCATATAAGCCCACCATTTCTGCACAATTTTGGTGCTACCCAAATCCTGTGATGAATTCCCGTTTTGCTGTTGAACGGCAAACAGGGTATTGGTTTCTTCGTCTAAAAAAATTGAATAATCGCTGATCCCATTTTCTTTGAGTAAAGCTGATAATTCAGGCCAAATTTGATCGTGACGGGATTTATATTCGGCTTCAAATCCTGGTTTAAGTTTCATTTTAAATGCTATTTTCATTTTTGTTAATGGTTTGTTCCGTTTATGTTTTTGTTCCCACTGATTACGCAAAATACGCAGATTTTGTTTTCGGCGTAAAATAGAAAGGTCGTCATTCCCGCGCAGGCGGGAATCTTAAAGCTTATTGCATTACAATTATTCATAAGCTTCCCTTGTTTCAAAGGTATTCATGAGCACTCCGTGGTTCCCAATCGACCCGATAGCTATCGGGTTGGGAATGACGACCGCCCCGCCCTAACTATCCGAAGAAGAATCTCTTGCCTATTAGTACTAAGATTGCCATCTTATCTTTCCTTTTGTGGGTTGGAAGAACCCTAGTTTCATCGCAAACAGTTTCTTCGCTGCCCTACCATAGACAGAATCCATTAGTGCGCTCGTTGTTGCGAGGAGGAACGACGAAGCAA
Proteins encoded:
- a CDS encoding glycosyl hydrolase; amino-acid sequence: MNTKRFFFLFLICISVFNQASAQLPAKKAVAWPKIEAQMKPWTRWWWMGNAVDEQNLNLVLEKYAAAGLGGVEITPIYGAVGFEKQYLQFLSPEWMNALHYTVKKANALGMAVDMNTGTGWPFGGPQVKPENAATKLIVQDYKLNAGEKLTESIKVKETKQDFAKLQALTAYGPNGETEDLLPLVQQNGVLNWSPKSGTWTIYAAFAGKTRQMVKRAAPGGEGFTLDHLDQKSVDVYLKRFTDAFGNKPQGVRSFFNDSYEVYGATWTPTFFAEFKKNRGYDLAKHIKDLVSKDSTSGQIARLKSDYRQTMDELLLDNFTKNWTNWAHGLQSLTKNQSHGSPGNLLDLYGAVDIPETETFGSSAFDIPGLRRDPADVRNVDPDPMMSKFASSAAHTGGKSLVSSETFTWLTEHFKTSYSQCKPEAEQLFLAGINHIFYHGTTNSPVNVPWPGWLFYASVEMNPNNSLWPHAQGLNNYIARCQSILQAGKADNELLIYWPIYDVWNKAKGLDMALKVHDVDEWLHPTPFYKLAKDLSKAGYSFDFASDRLLSRSKVAPNGIKTAENASPYQVLIIPASKLMSPETLDHIVQLASDGATVIFQELPQDVPGLNDLEKRRAKLKTTLSKFVFTGENGTSGYKIGKGKILLAGDVQQALVQNSINRESLTDTGLQFIRRKNNDETYYYLVNHTAKNIDTYLALNAAGKITLLDPQSGMIGAGAMQNGKVRVQIKSGEALFLNVAQNQPQNIAWNYLNKAGSKINLNNPWALHFTAGGPALPADQKLDKLSSWTDLKDPRLAAFSGTGVYTSNFNLTAKNAREYVLNLNQVDESARVWINGQEVGLLWSIPFEARIGKYLKKGNNTIKVEVVNLMANRIRDMDQKKIQWRIYHEINFVNINYKEFDASGWSVMPSGLIGPVTITPYF
- the rhaM gene encoding L-rhamnose mutarotase yields the protein MKIAFKMKLKPGFEAEYKSRHDQIWPELSALLKENGISDYSIFLDEETNTLFAVQQQNGNSSQDLGSTKIVQKWWAYMADIMETNPDNSPKSFPLEMVFHLD